A genomic segment from Peribacillus sp. ACCC06369 encodes:
- a CDS encoding aldo/keto reductase, producing MSKQTRIGKTDLYVNPIGLGTNAIGGHNLFPNLSEDTGRDVLRTALEEGINFWDTAYIYGPERSEELIGEILKETRKREDIVLATKGAHKFVDGNIVFDNSPAFLKNAVDSSLKRLQTDYIDLYYIHFPDEGTPKDEAVGALKELKDAGKIKSIGVSNFSFEQLKEANKDGYVDVLQSEYNLFKREAEQDLLPYTAENNISFIPYFPLASGLLGGKYNQESTFEDGRAKSPLFQGQAFVSNLQKVEEVRAIANRKHADVADVVLAWYLTRHSIDVLIPGAKKPEQVSRNLQALAVSLTMDEIAEISAIFA from the coding sequence ATGTCTAAACAAACCCGTATTGGTAAAACAGATCTGTATGTAAATCCGATTGGCCTTGGCACAAATGCCATTGGCGGACATAACCTATTCCCTAATCTAAGCGAGGATACAGGAAGGGATGTTTTGAGAACGGCATTGGAAGAGGGAATTAACTTTTGGGATACAGCTTACATTTACGGTCCTGAGCGTTCAGAAGAACTTATCGGTGAAATCCTTAAAGAGACCCGCAAACGCGAGGATATAGTCCTTGCCACTAAGGGGGCACATAAGTTTGTCGATGGCAACATCGTCTTTGATAACTCCCCGGCTTTTCTGAAAAATGCCGTGGACTCGAGTCTAAAAAGGCTCCAAACAGATTACATCGACTTATATTATATCCATTTCCCTGATGAAGGTACTCCTAAAGATGAAGCAGTAGGTGCCTTAAAGGAATTGAAGGACGCAGGCAAAATCAAGTCCATCGGTGTTTCGAACTTTTCATTCGAACAATTGAAAGAAGCGAATAAAGACGGCTATGTCGATGTCCTGCAATCCGAGTACAATCTATTCAAACGGGAGGCGGAACAAGACTTACTGCCCTATACGGCCGAGAATAATATCTCCTTCATTCCTTATTTCCCCCTTGCTTCCGGTCTACTAGGCGGCAAATATAATCAGGAATCAACATTCGAGGACGGCCGGGCAAAAAGTCCGCTTTTCCAAGGACAAGCCTTTGTAAGCAATCTGCAAAAAGTGGAAGAAGTACGGGCGATCGCCAACAGGAAGCATGCCGATGTCGCCGATGTGGTACTAGCTTGGTATTTAACTCGCCACTCGATAGATGTCCTGATTCCCGGAGCGAAAAAGCCAGAACAGGTCTCACGCAACTTACAAGCATTGGCTGTCAGTCTAACCATGGATGAAATAGCCGAAATCAGTGCCATTTTCGCTTAA
- the brnQ gene encoding branched-chain amino acid transport system II carrier protein, with the protein MKKTDTLFIGLMLFSMFFGAGNLIFPPFLGASSGTSFWPAIAGFVVTGVGLPILVLLAVSLVKGGAQTIGARVHPLFSTLFMVVIYLSIGPFLAIPRNANVAYEMGFKPYLGDSMNQSLFLFIFTTLFFIIVYAISLNPEKMETFMGRWITPVLLLSMVVLCVVGFVKLDAPFQAPTEAYAAGAFSKGFIEGYNTMDALAALAFGIVILTSIQQRGISERKQLTRYTVKAGLIAGVLLSLVYISLGVMGARMAADGSFENGTDILTVASTLLLGTGGKVLLGIIFTLACFTTVVGLTTACGQYFSKLFPKLNYKTVILIVTIVGFILSNMGLNQILKVSVPFLVMAYPLTIVLIALTFFSPHFKNPKKVYRSAMTFTGVFALIDGLNAFGLQLGPVQTLSDVLPLSAYGMEWIIPALAGTALGLLLSQTGQTAPAEELEIETL; encoded by the coding sequence ATGAAAAAAACAGACACATTATTTATCGGCCTTATGCTTTTCTCAATGTTCTTCGGAGCGGGGAATCTTATATTCCCCCCATTTTTAGGTGCATCTTCGGGAACTTCTTTCTGGCCAGCCATTGCCGGCTTTGTCGTTACCGGAGTCGGACTGCCAATATTGGTGCTTCTGGCCGTCTCACTTGTTAAAGGCGGGGCACAAACTATCGGGGCACGTGTACATCCTCTATTCAGCACGTTGTTCATGGTAGTCATTTATTTAAGCATCGGGCCTTTTCTAGCCATTCCACGGAATGCGAATGTTGCCTATGAAATGGGCTTCAAGCCATATCTTGGCGACTCAATGAATCAATCACTATTCCTATTCATATTCACAACCCTATTTTTCATCATCGTTTATGCCATTTCATTGAATCCAGAAAAAATGGAAACCTTCATGGGACGCTGGATTACACCTGTTCTACTTTTGTCCATGGTCGTTCTCTGTGTAGTCGGGTTCGTAAAGCTTGATGCTCCATTCCAAGCCCCAACAGAAGCATATGCAGCAGGAGCATTTTCGAAAGGGTTCATTGAAGGCTACAACACGATGGATGCTCTAGCTGCCCTGGCTTTTGGGATCGTCATCCTTACTTCAATCCAACAAAGAGGGATTTCCGAACGAAAACAATTGACGAGATATACAGTAAAAGCGGGACTCATCGCCGGTGTATTGCTTTCTTTAGTCTATATCTCCTTAGGTGTAATGGGAGCACGCATGGCAGCGGATGGATCATTCGAAAACGGAACGGATATCCTTACTGTCGCATCCACCCTTTTACTTGGAACTGGCGGGAAGGTCCTTCTTGGCATCATTTTCACTTTAGCATGTTTCACCACCGTCGTCGGATTGACGACTGCTTGCGGACAGTATTTCTCGAAACTTTTTCCCAAGCTGAACTACAAAACCGTCATCCTGATCGTAACAATCGTCGGTTTCATCCTTTCTAACATGGGTCTGAATCAAATTTTGAAAGTATCGGTTCCATTCCTTGTGATGGCTTATCCGTTAACGATCGTCCTGATTGCCCTGACATTCTTCAGCCCTCATTTCAAAAACCCGAAGAAAGTATATCGTAGTGCAATGACCTTCACAGGAGTTTTCGCCTTGATAGATGGACTGAATGCATTCGGATTACAATTAGGACCCGTGCAAACATTGAGTGATGTCCTTCCCCTTTCTGCCTACGGTATGGAATGGATCATCCCTGCTCTCGCCGGTACTGCCCTTGGCCTTTTGCTCAGTCAAACCGGACAGACTGCTCCAGCTGAGGAGTTGGAAATCGAAACATTATAA
- a CDS encoding GTPase domain-containing protein, whose amino-acid sequence MDERLIGKKYYETMIEDTRKHPIQALGEMFLVEQKKERADLTAIRFAQGEVYFQHHDYEAAIFKWENIEGELGSWAKKNIADAYFELEMYSTAEDIYKSVDTNEAVLKTEVLLQLFSLYIVESRNDLASKVVKEAVEFQPDYPNVTEIARAFFEEQKDWNSAVVLAANESIRTESMGWFDVLKTYIQQGVAQSMDPDYFSTVLGSLYTLDQDRFEKVTVALWKNYKYTDSYFEWLRVINNLIDTIELNQGDVWDELSVYYRDAYAGLLEGTHLIKDLSPVVPRLLENWLKIADGELSLFAAASALSWNEIFPDTINALVIQDAESLLAKSPKLGGGLEAGEKLFNSIIQWAEENDLRVGNKLKWMVEGLKDTNNFNLLLVGSTGNGKTSFIQSIVGESIAAEDHSSLVSVKDGDDLEILEITDTDSKVVMELAELDETRRQRGTIVDVTIISDYLRNNGLRLLDTPGFNGEKSVESDFQAYLHGSDGLMFVLDARAPFTGSERDLLLEIQMMAPKLPIHFLLNKMDTIYSDQVAVRMEDETWDKVNAYFPNAKVFAFSKLYDSKQQLKDLSAFLQSNYQDDNWKERRSEKILAFIRKTLSYLLEKRAANERKCEHSISWNEQMEVKLNGAVNQLADLEKEKSENIIRSYSSLKDEVKNQLSSKIPELLRDCSKSLTESSDFSQVHVQLNQEMNERIQAFISDKIMPQYYRSLQDWIASSQMEFSQSQQFMDEMSAGFNELYKEERITLAGDFRVLDDWRRDADRMTSSIRIENVNILLRRTPSQLLLKGAGKLFGAIPQNKANMYNRYKKYLESEDYLDVAEMITERFLTQFGLFEKSLDRDISLFYRSSFALLQKTIEQTQTEIKDYQAALEHMKENPEVYRDPITLFEVKLRQLERLEKIEKKRLAQLQRK is encoded by the coding sequence ATGGACGAACGGCTGATCGGGAAAAAATATTATGAAACGATGATTGAGGATACAAGGAAGCATCCCATTCAAGCTTTGGGTGAAATGTTTCTCGTGGAACAAAAAAAGGAAAGGGCGGATTTAACCGCAATTCGCTTTGCTCAAGGTGAAGTATACTTTCAGCACCATGATTATGAGGCAGCCATTTTCAAATGGGAAAACATAGAAGGTGAGCTTGGTTCATGGGCGAAGAAAAACATCGCCGATGCTTATTTTGAACTGGAAATGTATTCAACCGCGGAGGATATTTATAAATCCGTCGATACGAATGAAGCGGTTTTGAAAACGGAGGTTCTATTGCAACTGTTTTCCCTGTACATAGTGGAATCTAGAAATGATTTGGCTTCCAAAGTCGTGAAAGAAGCAGTCGAGTTTCAACCGGACTACCCGAATGTCACGGAAATAGCACGCGCCTTTTTTGAAGAACAAAAGGATTGGAACAGTGCAGTGGTATTAGCGGCAAATGAAAGTATCCGGACAGAATCAATGGGCTGGTTCGATGTGCTTAAAACGTATATCCAGCAGGGTGTTGCCCAATCGATGGATCCGGATTATTTTTCAACTGTCCTTGGTTCGCTATACACACTGGACCAGGATCGTTTCGAAAAAGTGACGGTTGCACTTTGGAAAAATTATAAATATACGGATTCTTATTTTGAATGGCTAAGAGTGATTAATAACTTGATAGATACCATCGAATTAAACCAAGGGGATGTATGGGATGAGCTTTCCGTCTATTATAGGGATGCATATGCAGGTCTATTAGAAGGAACGCACCTAATCAAAGATTTAAGCCCCGTCGTGCCAAGGTTGCTGGAAAACTGGCTGAAAATCGCAGATGGGGAGCTTTCGCTGTTTGCAGCGGCATCCGCGTTGTCCTGGAATGAAATCTTCCCGGATACGATTAATGCGCTTGTCATTCAGGATGCAGAAAGCCTGTTGGCAAAATCGCCTAAATTGGGAGGCGGACTGGAAGCGGGAGAGAAACTGTTCAATTCCATTATCCAATGGGCTGAAGAGAATGATTTAAGGGTTGGCAATAAGCTTAAATGGATGGTCGAAGGGCTTAAGGATACTAATAATTTCAATCTTCTTCTTGTGGGAAGTACAGGAAATGGCAAGACATCCTTCATTCAGTCAATTGTTGGCGAGAGCATTGCTGCCGAAGATCATTCATCCCTAGTCAGTGTCAAAGACGGGGATGATTTGGAAATCCTAGAGATTACAGATACAGATAGCAAAGTGGTCATGGAGCTGGCTGAATTGGATGAAACACGCCGTCAGCGCGGGACTATTGTCGATGTGACGATTATCAGTGACTACCTTAGAAATAATGGTCTGCGATTATTGGATACACCGGGGTTCAATGGGGAGAAAAGCGTGGAATCCGATTTCCAAGCCTATTTACATGGCAGTGATGGCCTGATGTTCGTTCTTGATGCCCGGGCGCCTTTCACCGGCAGTGAACGAGATCTATTATTGGAAATTCAAATGATGGCTCCGAAACTGCCTATCCATTTCTTATTGAATAAAATGGATACGATATATAGTGATCAAGTCGCAGTCCGGATGGAAGACGAAACATGGGATAAAGTGAATGCATATTTTCCGAATGCAAAAGTATTCGCTTTCTCCAAACTTTATGACAGCAAGCAGCAGTTGAAGGACCTTTCAGCATTCCTTCAATCGAATTATCAAGATGATAATTGGAAAGAAAGAAGATCTGAAAAAATCCTAGCGTTCATTCGTAAAACTTTATCTTATCTGTTAGAAAAACGGGCAGCCAATGAACGGAAATGCGAGCATTCCATCTCTTGGAATGAACAGATGGAGGTTAAACTGAATGGTGCGGTCAATCAACTGGCTGATTTGGAAAAAGAAAAAAGTGAAAATATCATAAGGTCTTATAGTTCGCTTAAGGATGAAGTGAAAAATCAGCTTTCATCTAAAATTCCTGAATTGCTGAGGGATTGCTCTAAATCGTTAACGGAAAGCAGTGATTTCAGTCAGGTCCATGTACAGTTAAACCAGGAAATGAATGAGCGGATTCAAGCATTCATTTCTGACAAGATCATGCCTCAATATTACCGTTCTCTTCAAGATTGGATTGCCAGTTCCCAAATGGAGTTCTCACAAAGCCAGCAGTTTATGGATGAAATGAGTGCCGGGTTCAATGAATTATACAAAGAAGAACGGATCACGCTGGCAGGTGACTTTAGGGTATTGGATGACTGGCGCCGTGATGCCGACCGGATGACAAGCAGTATCCGCATCGAAAACGTTAATATCCTTTTGCGCAGAACTCCATCACAATTGCTGCTTAAAGGAGCAGGGAAGCTGTTTGGGGCGATACCGCAAAATAAAGCCAATATGTACAATCGTTATAAGAAATACCTGGAAAGTGAAGATTACCTAGATGTTGCCGAAATGATCACGGAACGTTTCCTTACCCAATTTGGATTGTTTGAAAAATCTTTGGATCGGGACATCTCACTTTTCTATCGCAGTTCCTTTGCGTTACTTCAAAAAACGATAGAGCAAACGCAGACAGAAATCAAAGACTACCAGGCTGCATTGGAGCATATGAAAGAAAATCCGGAAGTTTACCGTGACCCGATCACTTTGTTCGAAGTGAAATTACGTCAGTTGGAGAGACTTGAAAAAATCGAGAAAAAGCGTCTAGCCCAGCTGCAAAGAAAATGA